A region from the Catellatospora sp. TT07R-123 genome encodes:
- a CDS encoding HdeD family acid-resistance protein: protein MSTTAPNAGTGRPEPAERYYGQDLVKLTKVPWWLFLITGVCWIIISWWVLAFNSRSIVAIATLTGIVVLVAAVAELFQAFYAPGWRWLHAILGVLFLVTGFICWINPGRTVFWLAAFIGWYLLFKGAADIVLAFMTRREHDAWWLGLIVGIIEIILGFWAAGRFVRSFELLIVLVGVIALTRAITDFVMAFRVRELKHRMAAR, encoded by the coding sequence ATGAGCACCACCGCACCGAACGCGGGCACCGGGCGACCGGAACCGGCCGAGCGGTACTACGGACAGGACCTGGTCAAGCTCACCAAGGTGCCCTGGTGGCTGTTCCTGATCACGGGCGTCTGCTGGATCATCATCAGCTGGTGGGTGCTGGCGTTCAACTCCCGCAGCATCGTCGCCATCGCCACGCTGACCGGCATCGTCGTCCTGGTCGCGGCGGTGGCCGAGCTGTTCCAGGCGTTCTACGCCCCCGGCTGGCGCTGGCTGCACGCGATCCTGGGCGTCCTGTTCCTGGTCACCGGCTTCATCTGCTGGATCAACCCGGGCAGGACGGTGTTCTGGCTGGCCGCGTTCATCGGCTGGTACCTGCTGTTCAAGGGCGCCGCCGACATCGTGCTCGCGTTCATGACCCGCCGCGAGCACGACGCCTGGTGGCTCGGGCTGATCGTCGGCATCATCGAGATCATCCTCGGCTTCTGGGCGGCCGGCCGGTTCGTCCGCTCGTTCGAGCTGCTCATCGTCCTGGTCGGCGTCATCGCGCTGACCCGCGCCATCACCGACTTCGTCATGGCCTTCCGCGTCCGGGAGCTGAAGCACCGGATGGCGGCCAGGTGA
- a CDS encoding glucosidase, which yields MNDAERRRLADADAGAQPWRAWGPYLSERAWGTVREDYSEHGTAWEYFPHDHARSRAYRWNEDGLAGICDERQTFCFGLALWNGVDPILKERLFGLTGNEGNHGEDAKEYWWYTDSTPTHSWMSWRYHYPQREFPYSELVAVNRQLERAEPEYELADTGVFADDRYWVVTADYAKAEPTDVCVLVSLTNRAAAPATIHVLPTLWFRNTWSWGLPGRDDKPEITVEQVGSGGTLHARHRILGQLVLQGDGDPTPLVCDNETNARRLWGYAETPDFPKDGIADHVVHGTDTVNPAGTGTKAALHYVLTVPPGETAQIRLRLTQVAAPGGRARQAPPLPGDFDEVVDARRAEADAYFAQLVPAGTPAAEADVVRKAVAGLMWGKQFYHYDVARWLDGDPASPAPPDGRRHGRNHTWRHMTSFDVISMPDPWEYPWYAAWDLAFHCVALARVDPHFAKEQLLLLLRDWYLHPNGQIPAYEWAFGDVNPPVHAWAALRVFEIDGARDFAFLARIMHKLLLNFTWWVNRKDTGGNNLFEGGFLGLDNVGPFDRSASLPVPGVLEQSDGTAWMAMYALNLLEISLVLATHDRVWTDIATKFLEHFAYIANAASHQGLWDDEDGFFYDVLRRTDGREVPLKVRSLVGLLPLCATTTLSSVTLVRLPEIAARLRWFLTNRPEFSEVVGSRRISGGGQQQRLLAVVGPEQLRRILHRMLDEEEFLSPYGLRSLSRHHLANPYTVRLGGNDFTVGYEPAESTNGLFGGNSNWRGPIWFPVNYLLIEGVRHYARFFHDDLLVEFPTRSGQKLTLDQIADDLSDRLIALFLPDGQGGRPYAPRHPQLPDHPDWNDHLLFYEYFHGDTGVGLGAAHQCGWTALVLDLILTRRHPDPSPDPR from the coding sequence GTGAACGACGCAGAGCGCCGGAGACTGGCCGACGCCGACGCCGGGGCGCAGCCCTGGCGGGCCTGGGGACCATACCTTTCCGAACGGGCCTGGGGGACCGTGCGCGAGGACTACAGCGAGCACGGCACCGCCTGGGAGTACTTTCCGCACGACCACGCACGCTCGCGGGCGTACCGGTGGAACGAGGACGGCCTCGCCGGGATCTGCGACGAGCGGCAGACCTTCTGCTTCGGACTGGCGCTGTGGAACGGCGTCGACCCGATCCTCAAGGAGCGGCTGTTCGGGCTGACCGGCAACGAGGGCAACCACGGCGAGGACGCCAAGGAGTACTGGTGGTACACCGACTCCACGCCGACGCACTCGTGGATGTCATGGCGCTACCACTACCCGCAGCGGGAGTTCCCGTACTCGGAGCTGGTCGCGGTCAACCGGCAGCTGGAGCGGGCCGAGCCGGAGTACGAGCTCGCCGACACCGGGGTCTTCGCCGACGACCGCTACTGGGTCGTCACCGCCGACTACGCCAAGGCCGAGCCGACCGACGTGTGCGTCCTGGTCAGCCTGACCAACCGGGCCGCCGCGCCCGCCACCATCCACGTGCTGCCCACGCTGTGGTTCCGCAACACCTGGTCGTGGGGGCTGCCCGGCCGCGACGACAAGCCGGAGATCACCGTCGAGCAGGTCGGCAGCGGCGGCACGCTGCACGCCCGCCACCGCATCCTGGGCCAGCTCGTGCTCCAGGGCGACGGCGACCCCACCCCGCTGGTCTGCGACAACGAGACCAACGCGCGGCGCCTGTGGGGGTATGCGGAGACGCCGGACTTCCCCAAGGACGGCATCGCCGACCACGTCGTGCACGGCACCGACACGGTCAACCCGGCCGGGACCGGCACCAAGGCCGCCCTGCACTACGTGCTGACCGTCCCGCCGGGCGAGACCGCGCAGATCCGGCTGCGGCTGACCCAGGTCGCCGCGCCGGGCGGCCGGGCCCGCCAGGCTCCGCCGCTGCCCGGCGACTTCGACGAGGTCGTGGACGCCCGGCGCGCCGAGGCCGACGCGTACTTCGCGCAGCTGGTGCCCGCTGGCACGCCCGCGGCCGAGGCCGACGTGGTGCGCAAGGCGGTGGCCGGCCTGATGTGGGGCAAGCAGTTCTACCACTACGACGTGGCGCGCTGGCTCGACGGCGACCCGGCCTCGCCGGCGCCGCCCGACGGCCGCAGGCACGGGCGCAACCACACCTGGCGTCACATGACCAGCTTCGACGTGATCTCCATGCCGGACCCGTGGGAGTACCCCTGGTACGCCGCCTGGGACCTGGCCTTCCACTGCGTCGCCCTGGCCCGGGTCGACCCGCACTTCGCCAAGGAGCAGCTGCTGCTGCTCCTGCGCGACTGGTACCTGCACCCCAACGGGCAGATCCCGGCCTACGAGTGGGCGTTCGGCGACGTCAACCCGCCCGTGCACGCGTGGGCCGCGCTGCGCGTGTTCGAGATCGACGGGGCGCGCGACTTCGCGTTCCTGGCCCGGATCATGCACAAGCTGCTGCTGAACTTCACCTGGTGGGTCAACCGCAAGGACACCGGCGGCAACAACCTGTTCGAGGGCGGCTTCCTGGGCCTGGACAACGTCGGCCCGTTCGACCGGTCCGCGTCGCTGCCCGTGCCCGGGGTGCTGGAGCAGTCCGACGGCACCGCCTGGATGGCGATGTACGCCCTCAACCTGCTGGAGATCTCGCTGGTCCTGGCCACCCACGACCGGGTCTGGACCGACATAGCGACCAAGTTCCTGGAGCACTTCGCCTACATCGCCAACGCCGCCTCGCACCAGGGCCTGTGGGACGACGAGGACGGCTTCTTCTACGACGTGCTGCGCCGCACCGACGGGCGGGAGGTGCCGCTGAAGGTGCGCTCGCTGGTCGGGCTGCTGCCGCTGTGCGCCACCACCACGCTCAGCTCCGTCACGCTGGTGCGGCTGCCCGAGATCGCGGCCCGGCTGCGCTGGTTCCTGACCAACCGGCCCGAGTTCAGCGAGGTCGTCGGGTCGCGGCGGATCTCGGGCGGCGGCCAGCAGCAGCGGCTGCTCGCCGTGGTCGGGCCGGAGCAGCTGCGGCGCATTCTGCACCGGATGCTCGACGAGGAGGAGTTCCTGTCGCCGTACGGGCTGCGCTCGCTGTCGCGGCACCACCTGGCCAACCCGTACACGGTGCGGCTGGGCGGCAACGACTTCACGGTCGGGTACGAGCCGGCCGAGTCGACCAACGGGCTGTTCGGCGGCAACTCCAACTGGCGCGGGCCGATCTGGTTCCCGGTGAACTACCTGCTCATCGAGGGCGTCCGGCACTACGCCCGGTTCTTCCACGACGACCTGCTGGTGGAGTTCCCGACCCGGTCGGGGCAGAAGCTCACGCTGGACCAGATCGCCGACGACCTGTCCGACCGGCTCATCGCGCTGTTCCTGCCGGACGGGCAGGGCGGTAGGCCGTACGCCCCGCGCCATCCGCAGCTGCCCGACCACCCGGACTGGAACGACCACCTGTTGTTCTACGAGTACTTCCACGGCGACACCGGCGTCGGCCTGGGCGCGGCCCACCAGTGCGGCTGGACCGCCCTGGTCCTCGACCTCATCCTCACCCGCCGTCACCCCGACCCGTCCCCCGACCCCCGCTGA
- a CDS encoding formylglycine-generating enzyme family protein, producing the protein MSRAAEARFGNGVALGDAVALPEPDDPTETIPVVPAEQQPGYCEPPRPDMVWIPGGTFRMGSDRHYPEEAPAHPVTVEGFWMDRHTVTNAEFARFVAETGHVTVAETAPDAADYPGADPALLVPASVVFVRPRRRVDLRDIGNWWHLVPGADWRHPYGPGSTADGLDDHPVVHVAWADVTAYARWAGADLPTEAEWEYAACGGRAEPTEFAWGDELTPGGIHLANVWQGEFPVVNLCDDGYDRTAPVGSFPPNLFGLSDLIGNVWEWTSDWYGAHQPAAAACCAPADPRGTREQESYDPALPGVRIPRRVMKGGSFLCAPSYCRRYRPAARMAQAVDTSTCHLGFRLVVRPG; encoded by the coding sequence GTGAGCCGCGCGGCCGAGGCCAGGTTCGGCAACGGCGTCGCCCTCGGCGACGCCGTCGCCCTGCCCGAACCCGACGACCCCACCGAGACCATCCCGGTGGTGCCGGCCGAGCAGCAGCCCGGCTACTGCGAGCCGCCCCGCCCGGACATGGTCTGGATCCCCGGCGGCACGTTCCGGATGGGCTCCGACCGGCACTATCCGGAGGAGGCGCCCGCACACCCGGTGACGGTCGAGGGATTCTGGATGGACCGGCACACGGTGACCAACGCCGAGTTCGCCCGGTTCGTCGCCGAGACCGGGCACGTCACTGTCGCCGAGACCGCCCCGGACGCCGCCGACTACCCCGGAGCCGATCCGGCGCTGCTGGTGCCCGCGTCGGTGGTGTTCGTCAGACCGCGCCGCCGCGTCGACCTGCGCGACATCGGCAACTGGTGGCACCTGGTCCCCGGCGCGGACTGGCGGCACCCGTACGGCCCCGGCTCCACCGCCGACGGGCTGGACGACCATCCGGTGGTGCACGTGGCCTGGGCCGACGTCACCGCGTACGCCCGCTGGGCCGGGGCCGACCTGCCCACCGAGGCCGAATGGGAGTACGCCGCCTGCGGCGGCCGCGCCGAGCCCACCGAGTTCGCCTGGGGCGACGAGCTGACGCCGGGCGGCATCCACCTGGCCAACGTGTGGCAGGGCGAGTTCCCGGTGGTCAACCTGTGCGACGACGGCTACGACCGCACCGCGCCGGTGGGGTCGTTCCCGCCGAACCTGTTCGGGCTGTCCGACCTGATCGGCAACGTGTGGGAGTGGACCTCCGACTGGTACGGCGCCCACCAGCCGGCCGCCGCCGCCTGCTGCGCTCCCGCCGACCCGCGCGGCACCCGTGAGCAGGAGAGCTACGACCCGGCCCTGCCGGGCGTACGCATCCCCCGCCGGGTGATGAAGGGCGGCTCGTTCCTGTGCGCGCCCAGCTACTGCCGCCGCTACCGCCCCGCCGCACGGATGGCGCAGGCCGTCGACACCTCCACCTGCCACCTCGGCTTCCGCCTGGTCGTCCGCCCCGGCTGA
- a CDS encoding ATP-dependent 6-phosphofructokinase, with protein MVPEGVDLEVRTLGDCRVDSPLASLLDGAPPSTEHYVNEDDRVLFDDTVGMLTGRSLPLDALPGFEPGGPRRKIFFQPSKTRVGIVTCGGLCPGLNDVIRGLVLQLTSHYGVTKIYGFRNGYQGFIASYGHPPIDLTAESVSGINEYGGTILGTSRGSQDSYEIVDCLEQMSINVLFVIGGDGSMRGALRIADVVKERGLKIAVIGVPKTIDNDIPYIDQSFGFQTAFSKATESIRSAHVEARAVPHGVGLVQVMGRHSGFIASYAALANNDADYVLVPEVPFALDGDTGFLAHLRERVRTRGHAVVVAAEGAGQEYLDSEPVQVDKSGNPKLRDIGLYLRKRISEDFAAHGLEANLKYIDPSYAIRSVPANPYDSVYCIRLAHAAVHAAMAGRTAMVVGRWRGRFVHVPISLAISKRNQVDPAGDLWMSVLEATGQPRAFG; from the coding sequence ATGGTTCCGGAGGGTGTGGACCTGGAGGTGCGGACGCTCGGCGACTGCCGGGTGGACTCGCCGCTGGCGTCGCTGCTGGACGGGGCGCCGCCGTCGACCGAGCACTACGTCAACGAGGACGACCGGGTGCTGTTCGACGACACCGTGGGCATGCTGACCGGCCGGTCGCTGCCGCTGGACGCGCTGCCGGGCTTCGAGCCGGGCGGTCCGCGCCGCAAGATCTTCTTCCAGCCGTCGAAGACGCGGGTCGGCATCGTGACCTGCGGCGGGCTGTGCCCCGGCCTCAACGACGTCATCCGGGGCCTGGTGCTCCAGCTGACCTCGCACTACGGCGTCACCAAGATCTACGGCTTCCGCAACGGCTACCAGGGCTTCATCGCGAGCTACGGCCACCCCCCGATCGACCTGACCGCCGAGTCGGTCAGCGGCATCAACGAGTACGGCGGCACCATCCTCGGCACGTCGCGCGGCAGCCAGGACTCGTACGAGATCGTCGACTGCCTGGAGCAGATGAGCATCAACGTGCTGTTCGTGATCGGCGGCGACGGGTCGATGCGCGGGGCGCTGCGCATCGCCGACGTGGTCAAGGAGCGCGGGCTGAAGATCGCCGTCATCGGGGTGCCGAAGACGATCGACAACGACATCCCGTACATCGACCAGAGCTTCGGTTTCCAGACCGCGTTCTCGAAGGCGACCGAGTCGATCCGCAGCGCGCACGTCGAGGCGCGGGCGGTGCCGCACGGCGTCGGCCTGGTGCAGGTCATGGGCCGCCACTCGGGCTTCATCGCCAGCTACGCCGCGCTCGCCAACAACGACGCCGACTACGTGCTGGTGCCCGAGGTCCCGTTCGCCCTCGACGGCGACACCGGGTTCCTGGCCCACCTGCGCGAACGCGTCCGCACCCGCGGGCACGCGGTGGTCGTGGCGGCCGAGGGCGCCGGGCAGGAGTACCTGGACTCCGAACCGGTCCAGGTCGACAAGTCAGGCAACCCGAAGCTGCGCGACATCGGCCTCTACCTGCGCAAGCGCATCTCCGAGGACTTCGCGGCGCACGGGCTGGAGGCCAACCTCAAATACATCGACCCTAGCTACGCCATCCGCAGCGTCCCCGCCAACCCGTACGACAGCGTCTACTGCATCCGGCTGGCCCACGCCGCCGTGCACGCCGCGATGGCCGGGCGCACCGCGATGGTGGTGGGGCGGTGGCGCGGCCGGTTCGTACACGTGCCGATCTCCCTGGCCATCAGCAAGCGCAACCAGGTCGACCCGGCCGGCGACCTCTGGATGTCCGTCCTGGAGGCCACCGGCCAACCCCGCGCCTTCGGCTGA